The Pseudomonas fluorescens genome includes a window with the following:
- a CDS encoding TRAP transporter substrate-binding protein, producing MNFKRTLLIAALPLAFLAQAAHALDIKIADIHPKGYPTVVAEESMGKTLEKESNGELKFKYFPGGVLGSEKEVIEQMQTGAVQMSRVSLGIVGPVVPDVNVFNMPFIFRDQAHMRAVIDGDVGDAILDRITNSEFGLVALAWMDGGTRNLYTKKPVHKLEDLKGMKIRVQGNPMFIETFNAMGANGIAMDTGEIFSALQTGVIDGAENNPPTLLEHNHYQNAKYYSLTGHLILPEPIVMSKITWNKLTPEQQDMVKKAAKAAQAEERVLWDKKSTASEEKLKAAGVEFITVDKKPFYDATAPIRAKYGAPYADLIKRIEAVQ from the coding sequence ATGAATTTCAAACGTACGCTTCTGATCGCAGCCCTCCCCTTGGCCTTTCTGGCCCAGGCGGCGCACGCCCTCGATATCAAGATCGCCGACATCCACCCCAAGGGCTACCCAACCGTGGTCGCCGAGGAATCCATGGGTAAAACCTTGGAGAAAGAAAGCAATGGCGAACTGAAGTTCAAGTACTTCCCGGGCGGCGTATTGGGCTCCGAAAAAGAAGTGATCGAGCAGATGCAAACCGGTGCGGTCCAGATGTCCCGGGTCAGCCTGGGTATCGTCGGCCCCGTCGTTCCGGACGTGAACGTCTTCAACATGCCGTTCATCTTCCGCGACCAGGCCCACATGCGCGCGGTCATCGACGGTGATGTCGGCGATGCGATCCTCGACCGGATCACCAACTCCGAGTTCGGCCTGGTGGCCCTGGCCTGGATGGACGGCGGCACGCGCAACCTCTACACCAAGAAACCCGTGCACAAGCTCGAAGACCTGAAGGGCATGAAGATCCGCGTCCAAGGCAACCCGATGTTCATCGAGACTTTCAATGCCATGGGCGCCAACGGCATCGCCATGGACACCGGCGAAATTTTCAGCGCCTTGCAGACTGGCGTGATCGACGGCGCGGAAAACAACCCACCAACCCTGCTCGAACACAACCACTACCAGAACGCCAAGTACTACAGCCTGACCGGCCACCTGATCCTGCCTGAGCCGATCGTGATGTCGAAAATCACTTGGAACAAACTCACCCCAGAGCAGCAAGACATGGTGAAAAAAGCCGCCAAGGCCGCCCAGGCTGAAGAGCGCGTGCTGTGGGACAAGAAGTCCACCGCCAGTGAAGAAAAACTCAAGGCCGCCGGCGTCGAGTTCATCACCGTCGACAAAAAACCCTTCTACGACGCCACGGCGCCAATCCGGGCCAAATACGGCGCGCCGTATGCCGACCTGATCAAGCGTATCGAAGCTGTCCAGTAA
- a CDS encoding SMP-30/gluconolactonase/LRE family protein has product MQAELIVDARNAVGESPVWVPEENALYWVNIPSGGLQCWNASSGKLQGWEAPEMLACIARHQDGGWVAGMESGFFRLHPNDDGSLDSELCANVEHSRTDMRLNDGRCDRQGRFWAGSMVLNMGANADEGRMYRYEAGQRSPVEAQLSGFIVPNGLGFSPDGRTMYLSDSHPLVQQIWAFDYDIDSGTPSNRRLFVDMMPLAGRPDGAAVDADGCYWICANDAGLIHRFTPDGRLDRSLQVPVKKPTMCAFGGSRLDTLFVTSIRPGDDNDPQSLAGGVFALNPGVKGLAEPAFGGREHSAN; this is encoded by the coding sequence ATGCAAGCCGAATTGATTGTCGATGCACGTAACGCCGTCGGGGAAAGCCCGGTATGGGTTCCCGAGGAAAACGCCCTGTATTGGGTGAACATTCCCAGCGGTGGCCTGCAATGCTGGAACGCTAGCAGCGGAAAGCTCCAGGGCTGGGAAGCGCCCGAAATGCTCGCCTGCATTGCCCGTCACCAGGACGGTGGCTGGGTAGCCGGCATGGAAAGCGGTTTCTTTCGCCTGCACCCCAATGACGACGGCAGCCTGGACAGCGAACTGTGCGCGAACGTCGAGCACAGCCGCACCGACATGCGCCTCAACGATGGCCGCTGCGACCGCCAGGGCCGTTTCTGGGCCGGCAGCATGGTGCTGAACATGGGCGCCAACGCTGACGAAGGCCGGATGTATCGTTACGAGGCAGGCCAGCGCAGCCCGGTCGAGGCGCAACTGAGCGGTTTCATCGTGCCCAATGGCCTGGGCTTCAGCCCGGACGGACGCACGATGTACCTCTCCGATTCACACCCGCTGGTGCAGCAGATCTGGGCCTTCGACTACGACATCGACAGCGGCACACCGTCCAACCGGCGGCTGTTCGTCGACATGATGCCGTTGGCCGGTCGTCCGGATGGCGCCGCGGTGGATGCCGACGGTTGCTATTGGATCTGCGCCAACGATGCCGGGCTGATTCACCGTTTCACCCCGGACGGACGTCTCGACCGTTCACTGCAAGTGCCGGTGAAGAAACCGACCATGTGCGCCTTTGGCGGCAGTCGCCTGGACACCCTCTTCGTCACCTCGATCCGTCCCGGTGACGACAACGACCCGCAGTCCCTGGCCGGTGGCGTGTTCGCCCTCAACCCCGGCGTCAAGGGCCTGGCTGAACCTGCTTTCGGAGGACGGGAGCACTCCGCGAACTGA